From Stenotrophomonas nitritireducens, the proteins below share one genomic window:
- a CDS encoding M48 family metallopeptidase, translated as MRQDPFGNQGNGGQRRRGGGLFGNIRWVILLGFAVYGGCYYFGNRSVDPYTGEKVLIDSSLDASEEKALGLQAYQEILAQERPVDPNSQIARQVREIASRLIAKVDVVETSLAQEHGLQPQHFAKDFEWDVNVLQSDEANAFCLPGGKMAVYTGLIPVAQNADALAVVMGHEIAHALLRHGAQRMAQQKLTQIGQMAGAASGMDVQQQQMMMSAMGYGYLLPYARSHETQADEVGLMLAAAACFNPEEAVPLWQRMSQASGGQAPPEFSSTHPNPGTRIQNLQALMPKALEYRQRYCSAGAAAR; from the coding sequence ATGCGACAAGATCCTTTCGGTAACCAAGGCAATGGCGGCCAACGTCGGCGTGGTGGCGGCCTGTTCGGCAATATCCGCTGGGTGATCCTGCTGGGCTTCGCGGTATATGGCGGCTGCTATTACTTCGGCAATCGTTCGGTGGACCCGTATACCGGCGAGAAGGTGCTGATCGACAGCTCGCTCGATGCCAGTGAGGAGAAGGCGTTGGGCCTGCAGGCCTACCAGGAGATCCTTGCGCAGGAACGCCCGGTCGACCCGAATTCGCAGATCGCCCGCCAGGTGCGTGAGATCGCCAGCCGCCTGATTGCCAAGGTGGACGTTGTGGAGACTTCATTGGCGCAGGAACATGGCCTGCAGCCACAGCATTTCGCCAAAGATTTCGAGTGGGACGTGAACGTCCTGCAGTCCGATGAAGCCAATGCCTTCTGCCTGCCCGGCGGCAAGATGGCGGTCTATACCGGCTTGATTCCGGTTGCGCAGAACGCCGATGCACTGGCAGTGGTGATGGGCCACGAAATCGCCCACGCGCTGCTGCGCCACGGCGCCCAGCGCATGGCCCAGCAGAAGCTGACCCAGATCGGGCAGATGGCCGGCGCTGCCAGCGGCATGGACGTGCAGCAGCAACAGATGATGATGTCGGCCATGGGCTACGGCTATCTGCTGCCGTATGCGCGTTCGCACGAAACCCAGGCTGATGAAGTGGGGCTGATGCTCGCTGCGGCGGCCTGTTTCAACCCGGAAGAGGCGGTGCCGCTGTGGCAGCGCATGAGCCAGGCCAGTGGTGGCCAGGCACCGCCGGAGTTCTCCTCCACCCATCCCAATCCCGGCACTCGCATCCAGAACCTGCAGGCGCTGATGCCCAAGGCGCTGGAGTACCGGCAGCGCTATTGCAGCGCAGGCGCAGCGGCGCGCTGA
- a CDS encoding serine hydrolase domain-containing protein, protein MDSYADRRGFNGTVLVAREGNVLLRASYGQANVEWSVPNRMEGRYRIGSLTKPLVATLTLQLVEQGRLRLDGTLGEYLPELYAATPSASVTVAQLLSHTSGIADLPARYTDDWWLTSARRSYVPMEFARLWIKPTQLEAPGQQWRYNNNGFFLLGLLIEKATGQTLARNLQDRIFAPAGMASSGLFADAAVLKDFAQGYTRTPDGKLVYPQWIDPSVSYAAAGIYTTAEDLYRFDRALYGSGLLHEDMRRTMLQVHASSYGFGWGVEQWKLADGSTLPVASHTGSVPGYQSYYLRSEPHQDAVIILDNFWQGALVAAMGNDLMEVLNGKPMQLAKRSLDDLLTPIVYNEGLQAMTKAYEGLGARGAEYDRSERGFNVLGYKLLRAGKQDAAVRVFEWGVAEHPDAANAHDSLGEAYRVVGRLDAARSSYQMALTLDPTSKSAPAALAEMAASSK, encoded by the coding sequence GTGGACAGTTACGCGGACCGGCGTGGCTTCAACGGCACGGTACTGGTCGCCCGCGAAGGCAACGTGTTGTTGCGCGCATCCTATGGCCAAGCCAATGTCGAGTGGTCGGTACCGAACCGGATGGAGGGACGGTATCGCATCGGTTCACTGACCAAACCGCTGGTTGCCACGCTCACACTGCAGCTGGTGGAGCAAGGCAGGCTGCGGCTGGATGGAACACTTGGCGAGTATCTTCCGGAACTCTACGCCGCGACGCCGTCGGCCTCGGTAACCGTTGCACAGTTGCTCAGCCATACCTCCGGCATTGCCGACCTTCCTGCGCGTTATACCGACGACTGGTGGCTGACCTCCGCCCGTCGCAGCTATGTGCCGATGGAGTTCGCGCGGCTATGGATCAAGCCGACCCAGCTTGAGGCTCCAGGGCAGCAGTGGCGTTACAACAACAATGGTTTCTTCCTGCTCGGCCTGTTGATCGAGAAAGCAACCGGGCAAACACTCGCGCGCAATCTGCAGGACCGGATCTTCGCGCCGGCGGGCATGGCGTCCAGCGGACTGTTCGCCGATGCCGCGGTGCTGAAGGATTTCGCCCAGGGCTATACCAGGACCCCGGACGGCAAGCTGGTGTATCCCCAATGGATCGACCCGAGCGTGTCCTATGCAGCGGCGGGAATCTATACCACTGCCGAAGACCTGTATCGCTTCGACCGCGCGCTGTATGGCAGCGGTCTGCTGCACGAGGACATGCGGCGGACGATGCTGCAGGTACACGCATCTTCCTATGGCTTCGGCTGGGGAGTGGAGCAGTGGAAGCTTGCCGATGGCAGTACCTTGCCTGTTGCGTCGCACACAGGCAGCGTCCCCGGCTATCAGAGCTATTACCTGCGCTCGGAGCCGCATCAGGATGCTGTGATCATTCTGGACAATTTCTGGCAGGGCGCGTTGGTGGCGGCGATGGGCAATGACCTGATGGAGGTGCTCAACGGCAAGCCGATGCAACTGGCTAAACGCAGCCTTGATGACCTGCTGACGCCCATTGTCTACAACGAAGGATTGCAGGCAATGACCAAGGCCTATGAAGGGCTGGGAGCGCGCGGGGCCGAGTATGACCGCAGCGAGCGTGGGTTCAACGTGCTCGGTTACAAACTGCTGCGGGCAGGCAAGCAGGATGCGGCGGTGCGCGTGTTCGAGTGGGGCGTGGCCGAGCATCCGGATGCCGCCAATGCCCACGACAGCCTTGGTGAAGCCTACCGTGTGGTCGGTCGCCTGGATGCCGCGCGCAGCAGCTACCAGATGGCACTTACGCTTGATCCGACCAGCAAGAGCGCGCCGGCTGCGCTGGCCGAAATGGCTGCGAGCAGCAAATAG
- the rnd gene encoding ribonuclease D, with the protein MAYWIKHPAELEERYRQRPSRIGLDTEFIRERTYWPQLALVQMAVGDEILLIDPLIPGMCEALKPWLTDTSITKIMHSASEDLVAFKCACDALPRPLFDTQIGAALAGIGGGMGYQKLVAEITGVTLPKGETRSDWLKRPLSDAQLEYAADDVEYLFALHDTISAKLQAADRLQWLQDDGERLLASVEGDEGEHWPHLSMRSSQVLERDAQLRLLRLLRWRDQQARSSDKPRSWILDNELASLLARTPPADYDSMLKLFGRFPKAPRKLAQPLWEALNTPLADEAEAPMALPATDGNKNTIKRLQDAVSKRSAELELPDGLLASRKHLEALLESGNWPTALAGWRQQQLEPVLRPLLPNT; encoded by the coding sequence GTGGCTTACTGGATCAAACACCCGGCGGAGTTGGAAGAACGCTACCGCCAGCGCCCGAGCCGGATCGGGCTGGACACCGAATTCATCCGCGAACGCACCTATTGGCCGCAGCTGGCCTTGGTGCAGATGGCAGTCGGCGACGAAATCCTGCTGATCGACCCGCTGATACCCGGCATGTGCGAGGCGCTGAAACCCTGGCTGACCGACACCTCGATCACCAAGATCATGCACAGCGCCAGCGAAGACCTGGTGGCCTTCAAGTGCGCCTGCGACGCGCTACCGCGGCCGCTGTTCGACACCCAGATCGGTGCCGCCCTGGCCGGCATCGGCGGCGGCATGGGCTACCAGAAGCTGGTGGCCGAGATCACCGGCGTCACCCTGCCCAAGGGCGAGACCCGCTCGGACTGGCTCAAGCGCCCGCTCAGCGATGCCCAGCTGGAATACGCCGCCGACGACGTGGAATACCTGTTCGCCCTGCACGACACCATCAGCGCCAAGCTGCAGGCGGCAGACCGCCTGCAATGGCTGCAGGACGATGGCGAGCGCCTGCTGGCCAGCGTCGAAGGCGACGAAGGCGAGCATTGGCCGCATCTGTCGATGCGTTCCTCGCAGGTCCTGGAACGCGACGCCCAGCTGCGCCTGCTGCGCCTGCTGCGTTGGCGTGACCAGCAGGCTCGCAGCAGCGACAAACCGCGCAGCTGGATCCTCGACAACGAGCTGGCCAGCCTGCTGGCACGCACCCCGCCGGCTGACTACGACAGCATGCTCAAGCTGTTCGGTCGCTTCCCCAAGGCCCCGCGGAAACTGGCGCAGCCGCTGTGGGAAGCCCTCAACACCCCGCTTGCCGACGAAGCTGAAGCACCGATGGCCCTGCCCGCCACCGACGGCAACAAGAACACCATCAAGCGCCTGCAGGACGCAGTGAGCAAGCGCAGCGCCGAGCTGGAACTGCCCGACGGCCTGCTGGCCTCGCGCAAGCACCTGGAAGCACTGTTGGAAAGCGGCAACTGGCCCACCGCACTGGCCGGCTGGCGCCAGCAACAATTGGAACCGGTGCTGCGGCCACTGCTGCCCAACACCTGA
- a CDS encoding formylglycine-generating enzyme family protein: protein MEAFLGKTGQLLGLATLLVLAGCGGSAPPAAPDAAPAKSPTLTERLEARVQARAEAKAKAEAEAAAAVQARATTPDPAPQVESIALPVWNAPEVSLQPGELAEARKAADKALAEDRLYRDAEDAIPLYLAILALQPQDRAAQRGLDKARQRLRAQATALMAQPENQRQALAQAAEIAGVAVALAPEGKAEQALQQRIAVARRLLALNRAGEQALRQHQFGEDGGGAQAAFREVLATDPLNSRARQGLAAVESGLIRRAEYAAAVESDFDAAARWLDKATTIRGEAVTLKDARVRIENIRTAQLDALREGGLRDLVSSKGLKDAQLKLAQAERIALPDDRTVALLRARIELVTHYGSFRPGQVFSDALADGSRGPQMVVVPYGSFQMGAAEGEIGSSDAERPQHQVRFERGFAMSITEVTVADFRRFVEAAKARPRATRRGHSIVYDERSGNFIRRSGVDWQSDYNGAKAAPNSPVMHVSVRDAEAYAAWLSEQTGRYYRLPSESEFEYALRAGNQGRYPWGRSMTPPENAGNFTGSLDVSPSGRHWNNAFIGYGDGFWGTAPVAMFRANAWGLHDVSGNVSEWVADCWHASYRRAPADGAAWYNPGCRQRVIRGGNWANAPEQTRAAWRQSQDSDVTSARIGFRLVRGI from the coding sequence ATGGAGGCGTTTTTGGGTAAAACCGGCCAATTGTTGGGTCTGGCGACGCTGCTGGTGTTGGCGGGGTGCGGTGGCAGTGCGCCACCGGCCGCGCCCGATGCGGCGCCCGCAAAAAGTCCGACGCTGACCGAGCGGCTGGAGGCACGGGTCCAGGCGCGCGCTGAAGCCAAAGCCAAAGCCGAGGCGGAAGCAGCGGCTGCCGTGCAGGCGAGGGCGACGACGCCAGACCCTGCACCGCAGGTTGAAAGCATCGCGCTGCCGGTCTGGAACGCGCCGGAAGTGAGCCTGCAGCCCGGCGAGCTGGCCGAGGCACGGAAGGCCGCGGACAAGGCCTTGGCCGAGGACAGGTTGTACCGCGACGCCGAGGATGCGATTCCGCTGTACCTGGCCATCCTGGCCCTGCAACCGCAGGATCGGGCCGCGCAGCGCGGCCTGGACAAGGCCCGGCAACGTCTGCGCGCGCAGGCTACGGCCTTGATGGCCCAGCCCGAGAACCAGCGCCAGGCGTTGGCGCAGGCGGCCGAAATCGCCGGCGTTGCCGTGGCCCTGGCGCCGGAAGGCAAGGCCGAGCAGGCCTTGCAGCAGCGCATCGCGGTGGCGCGGCGGCTGCTGGCGTTGAATCGGGCTGGCGAGCAGGCTCTGCGCCAGCATCAGTTTGGTGAGGATGGCGGTGGTGCGCAGGCAGCCTTCCGCGAAGTGCTGGCTACCGACCCGCTCAACAGCCGGGCCAGGCAGGGCTTGGCCGCGGTGGAAAGTGGATTGATCCGCCGCGCTGAGTACGCCGCCGCGGTGGAGTCCGATTTCGACGCGGCGGCGCGCTGGCTGGACAAGGCCACCACCATCCGTGGCGAAGCGGTGACCCTGAAGGATGCGCGGGTGCGCATCGAGAACATCCGCACCGCCCAGCTTGATGCGCTGCGCGAAGGCGGCCTGCGCGATCTGGTGTCGTCCAAAGGGCTGAAGGACGCGCAGCTGAAGCTGGCCCAGGCCGAACGGATCGCGCTGCCCGATGACCGCACCGTGGCGCTGCTGCGTGCGCGCATCGAGCTGGTCACCCATTACGGCAGCTTCCGTCCGGGCCAGGTATTCAGCGATGCGCTGGCCGATGGCAGCCGCGGGCCGCAGATGGTGGTGGTGCCGTACGGCAGTTTCCAGATGGGCGCGGCCGAAGGCGAGATCGGCAGCAGCGATGCGGAGCGGCCGCAGCATCAGGTGCGCTTCGAGCGCGGGTTTGCGATGTCGATCACCGAGGTCACGGTGGCCGACTTCCGCCGCTTCGTGGAAGCGGCCAAGGCGCGGCCGCGCGCTACCCGTCGCGGCCATTCCATTGTGTATGACGAGCGCAGCGGCAATTTCATCCGTCGCAGCGGGGTGGATTGGCAGTCCGACTACAACGGCGCCAAGGCCGCGCCCAACAGCCCGGTCATGCACGTGAGCGTGCGTGATGCCGAGGCCTATGCGGCCTGGTTGTCCGAGCAGACCGGGCGCTATTACCGGTTGCCCAGTGAATCGGAATTCGAATACGCGCTGCGCGCCGGCAACCAGGGGCGCTACCCGTGGGGGCGTTCGATGACGCCGCCGGAGAACGCTGGCAACTTCACCGGCAGCCTGGATGTGTCACCCAGCGGCCGCCATTGGAACAATGCTTTCATCGGTTATGGCGACGGGTTCTGGGGCACGGCGCCGGTTGCGATGTTCCGCGCCAATGCCTGGGGCCTGCACGATGTCAGCGGCAATGTCAGCGAGTGGGTGGCCGACTGCTGGCATGCCAGCTACCGGCGTGCACCGGCCGATGGCGCGGCCTGGTACAACCCGGGTTGCCGGCAGCGGGTGATCCGCGGTGGCAACTGGGCCAACGCGCCGGAGCAGACCCGCGCGGCGTGGCGGCAGTCACAGGACTCGGACGTCACCTCGGCACGCATCGGCTTCCGCCTGGTGCGCGGCATTTGA
- a CDS encoding MFS transporter: protein MTHRPLIISYILLIWFAISFITNLIGPLMPIAIQDFKLSLTMAGFMPFSFFLAYGLISIPGGMLIEVRGTRFTLFTAFALNFIGAMAIAVMPGYVSVVAGLFVIGLGMALLQVVINPLMRTAAGEQHFAFYSVMAQLVFGLASFLSPLAFRLYMQRPDVQGQPLAWLAFYWYFAAAFVLLALLNYKLPLPTVQLKDDERAGSRAVYGSLLRRRDVRLFFLAIVAYVGTEQSIANWMSQFLHSYHGLSATEQGAIAVSRFWGLMSLGCLAGLGLLKLLDSKLVLAIFSTLAIACLALALFGPAAISLLAFPAAGFFLSVMFSVIFSLGLNSVTQHHGAFSGILCSGILGGAVVPLLIGVVGDHLGLRAGMSLVFIPLLYILSVSAWARPLVRNQTVYSGKNTPASP, encoded by the coding sequence ATGACGCACCGGCCGTTGATCATCAGCTACATCCTCCTGATCTGGTTCGCCATCTCCTTCATCACCAACCTGATCGGGCCGCTGATGCCGATCGCCATCCAGGATTTCAAGCTGAGCCTGACCATGGCCGGCTTCATGCCGTTCTCGTTCTTCCTCGCCTACGGTTTGATCTCGATCCCCGGCGGCATGCTGATCGAGGTCCGCGGCACCCGCTTCACTCTCTTTACCGCCTTCGCATTGAATTTCATCGGTGCCATGGCCATCGCCGTGATGCCAGGCTATGTCTCCGTCGTCGCTGGCCTGTTCGTCATCGGCCTGGGCATGGCACTGCTGCAGGTGGTGATCAATCCCTTGATGCGCACCGCTGCCGGCGAACAGCATTTCGCGTTCTATTCGGTGATGGCGCAGCTGGTGTTCGGCCTGGCCTCCTTCCTCAGCCCCCTGGCATTCCGGCTGTACATGCAGCGCCCGGACGTGCAGGGGCAGCCGCTGGCCTGGCTGGCCTTCTATTGGTATTTCGCTGCAGCCTTCGTGCTGTTGGCCCTGCTCAACTACAAATTGCCATTGCCTACCGTGCAGCTGAAAGACGATGAGCGCGCCGGCAGCCGGGCGGTATACGGCAGCCTGCTGCGGCGCCGCGATGTGCGCCTGTTTTTCCTGGCCATCGTCGCCTATGTCGGCACCGAGCAATCCATCGCCAACTGGATGTCGCAGTTCCTGCACAGCTATCACGGCCTATCGGCCACCGAACAGGGCGCCATCGCCGTCAGCCGCTTCTGGGGCCTGATGTCGCTGGGCTGCCTGGCAGGGTTGGGGCTGCTGAAACTGCTGGATTCCAAACTGGTATTGGCCATTTTCTCCACGCTGGCCATTGCCTGCCTTGCACTCGCCCTTTTCGGCCCGGCAGCCATCTCTCTGTTGGCCTTTCCTGCTGCGGGCTTTTTCTTGTCGGTGATGTTCTCGGTGATCTTTTCGCTGGGCCTGAATTCTGTCACCCAACACCACGGGGCGTTCTCGGGAATCCTGTGCAGCGGCATTCTCGGCGGCGCCGTCGTGCCGCTGTTGATCGGCGTGGTCGGTGACCACCTTGGCCTGCGCGCAGGCATGTCGCTGGTATTCATCCCCTTGCTCTACATCCTCAGCGTCAGCGCCTGGGCCAGGCCGCTGGTGCGTAACCAGACTGTGTATTCCGGGAAGAACACCCCCGCCTCGCCCTGA
- a CDS encoding carbohydrate kinase family protein, translating to MSNDQPQFSIIGDVSVDLVLGTLSRWPEIGTEQLLPRSELRAGGSAANSALAARHLGLSPRLIGAIGDDDLAQWLLLQLAGINVELQSCSSDTTMSVGLLHADGERTFFTSCGHLQHLTPAFVLAHLPQAAAGSIALFTAPFLLPNLRAQFCELLVEASARGYQVALDTGWPPEGWTPQVLEEVEGWLAHCDHLLLNELETMSIAGNQQLQPAVQQVARLLKPGAHLIVKLGAAGALGQVSGQSTRYTGVAAADIFDTVGAGDSFNTGYLAASLNHANLRDALAAGCRTAAAILPRFPRKSIAAGELSHCLQSYP from the coding sequence ATGAGCAACGATCAGCCCCAGTTCAGCATTATCGGCGACGTCAGCGTGGACCTGGTCCTGGGCACGCTGAGCCGTTGGCCCGAGATCGGTACCGAGCAACTGCTGCCCCGCAGCGAGCTGCGCGCCGGCGGTTCAGCGGCGAACTCGGCACTGGCCGCCCGCCATCTCGGGCTGAGCCCACGCCTGATTGGTGCGATCGGCGACGACGACCTCGCCCAGTGGCTGCTGCTGCAGCTGGCCGGCATCAATGTCGAACTGCAGAGCTGTTCCAGCGACACGACCATGTCGGTCGGGCTGTTGCACGCCGATGGCGAGCGCACCTTCTTCACCAGTTGCGGGCATCTGCAGCACCTGACCCCGGCCTTTGTGCTTGCACACCTGCCGCAGGCAGCGGCGGGCAGCATCGCCCTGTTCACCGCGCCCTTCCTGCTGCCCAATCTGCGCGCGCAGTTCTGCGAACTGTTGGTGGAGGCCTCTGCCCGCGGCTATCAGGTTGCGCTGGATACCGGCTGGCCGCCCGAGGGCTGGACCCCGCAGGTGCTTGAGGAAGTCGAGGGCTGGCTGGCGCATTGCGACCATCTGCTGCTCAACGAACTTGAAACCATGAGCATCGCCGGCAACCAGCAACTGCAGCCGGCCGTGCAACAGGTAGCCCGCCTGCTCAAGCCCGGCGCCCACCTGATCGTCAAGCTGGGCGCTGCCGGCGCGCTGGGCCAGGTCAGCGGCCAAAGCACCCGCTACACCGGCGTAGCGGCCGCCGACATCTTCGACACCGTCGGTGCCGGCGACAGCTTCAACACCGGTTACCTGGCGGCATCCTTGAACCACGCCAACCTGCGCGACGCACTGGCTGCGGGTTGCCGCACCGCTGCAGCAATCCTGCCGCGCTTCCCCCGCAAGAGCATCGCGGCGGGCGAGCTCTCCCATTGCCTGCAGTCGTATCCCTGA
- a CDS encoding glycoside hydrolase family 9 protein yields the protein MALALSSLLPVAAAAPAEEPAKTTVSVSLPTEPLLVQINQVALERRGPKLAVVESVGAASAGTYTVLRDGQPLRSGDLQPLPGFSEWGAGKQYFRIDFTDAEQAGQYQLDVQVGQQHVRSAPVTVADNAVFATTGAQLLGYFKRSRHTDAADRDLRIFQTSRKVDVWGGWQDAGGDKGKYLSHLGYANHFNPQQASMAAWVLAYGAHARAGLFAAHGLQKQVEDETFWGADYLHRILDADGYFYTTVFDQWGTPGVERMVTGYEGAAGTYTTLYRSAFRAGGGMAIAALARASMLAKASGRQGEFSGAQYLADAERAYAHLQQFNPQYCADGKENIIDDYTALMALVELHNATGHSRYLQDARKRAASLMARQQADGGFISDGGSRPYYHAAEAGLPVISLSAYVDIETQATDRERALAAIGSALAHELAITGSVANPYGYARQRFQLAEDGKAAGEVLEGFFIPHRNETGYWWQGESARLASLGAAMVIGSRKLAAEGKAGYGVSAARAGYAQNQIDWTLGRNPYGISMLYGFGQKNPPTVLESAGEMFVGGISNGITGAPGSDIGAGISFAPGPDSEQWRWVEQWIPHTTWMLFAAMAMSEG from the coding sequence ATGGCTCTGGCGCTATCCAGTTTGCTGCCGGTGGCAGCCGCGGCCCCAGCCGAGGAGCCGGCCAAGACCACTGTATCGGTGAGCCTGCCCACCGAGCCCTTGCTGGTGCAGATCAACCAGGTGGCATTGGAGCGGCGCGGGCCCAAGCTGGCGGTCGTCGAGTCTGTGGGTGCGGCAAGCGCGGGCACCTATACGGTGCTGCGCGATGGCCAGCCGCTGCGTAGCGGTGATCTGCAGCCGCTGCCGGGGTTCTCCGAATGGGGCGCTGGCAAACAGTACTTCCGCATTGATTTCACCGATGCCGAGCAGGCCGGCCAGTACCAGCTGGACGTGCAGGTGGGGCAGCAGCACGTGCGCTCGGCGCCGGTGACGGTAGCCGACAACGCGGTGTTCGCCACGACAGGCGCACAGCTGCTGGGCTACTTCAAGCGCAGCCGCCATACCGATGCCGCCGACCGTGACCTGCGCATCTTCCAGACCTCGCGCAAGGTGGATGTCTGGGGTGGCTGGCAGGACGCCGGTGGCGACAAGGGCAAATACCTGTCCCATCTGGGTTATGCCAATCACTTCAATCCGCAGCAGGCATCAATGGCGGCGTGGGTGCTGGCCTACGGGGCACATGCGCGTGCAGGCCTGTTTGCCGCACACGGGCTGCAGAAGCAGGTAGAGGACGAGACGTTCTGGGGCGCGGACTACCTACACCGCATCCTCGATGCGGACGGCTATTTCTATACGACGGTGTTCGACCAGTGGGGCACGCCAGGCGTCGAGCGCATGGTCACCGGCTATGAAGGCGCAGCCGGAACCTACACCACGCTCTATCGCTCCGCGTTCCGCGCCGGTGGCGGCATGGCCATCGCCGCCTTGGCGCGGGCATCGATGCTGGCCAAGGCATCCGGACGGCAGGGGGAGTTCAGTGGCGCGCAATACCTGGCCGATGCCGAGCGCGCCTATGCACATCTGCAGCAGTTCAATCCGCAGTACTGCGCCGACGGCAAGGAAAACATCATCGACGACTACACCGCGTTGATGGCGCTGGTGGAACTGCACAATGCCACGGGTCATTCGCGTTACCTGCAGGATGCGCGCAAACGCGCGGCCAGCTTGATGGCGCGCCAGCAGGCCGATGGTGGCTTCATCAGCGACGGTGGCAGCCGCCCCTACTACCATGCAGCCGAAGCCGGCCTGCCGGTGATCAGCCTGTCCGCCTATGTGGATATCGAGACGCAGGCCACGGATCGCGAGCGGGCGCTGGCGGCAATCGGTTCGGCACTTGCGCACGAACTGGCGATCACCGGTTCGGTAGCCAATCCATATGGCTACGCCCGGCAGCGCTTCCAGTTGGCCGAGGATGGCAAGGCGGCAGGTGAGGTGCTGGAAGGCTTCTTCATACCGCACCGCAATGAAACCGGCTATTGGTGGCAGGGCGAGAGCGCCCGCCTCGCATCGCTCGGCGCGGCGATGGTGATAGGCAGCCGCAAGCTGGCTGCAGAAGGCAAGGCGGGCTACGGCGTGTCAGCGGCGCGAGCAGGCTATGCACAGAACCAGATCGACTGGACGCTGGGGCGCAACCCCTACGGCATTTCCATGCTGTACGGCTTTGGCCAGAAGAACCCGCCGACTGTGCTGGAGAGCGCTGGCGAAATGTTCGTCGGCGGTATTTCCAATGGCATCACCGGCGCACCGGGTAGCGACATAGGCGCTGGCATCAGCTTCGCCCCCGGACCCGACTCGGAGCAGTGGCGTTGGGTGGAGCAGTGGATTCCGCACACCACCTGGATGTTGTTTGCGGCTATGGCGATGAGTGAGGGTTGA
- a CDS encoding ROK family transcriptional regulator: protein MNIGRGATQQSSAPYNRRLVLDFIRQHGAASRKDIQEKVSLSPQTVANITNELESIGLIVSRRQKDLKTRGQPPIAFEINPDAGQSIGISLEPGRASGALVNLVGQIDARCEVRLQGCDRAQLLAGLLELVASLRRQASARLWGIGVALPGPLGDTELSFVGPTALEGWKDLSILDQLQEATGLPLFHSVDSVAGALGETLYGVARHLDNFFYLHLSVGLGGSLIVGRNTYRGADGNATEIGHVPVVPGGTPCYCGNQGCLERYLSLHSLAEALGLDDGQIRTSDLLSRLDDPNDHALQQWCQQAAQRLRDAICMIENLLDPQTIVIGGSAPQKLVQRLVELAQPLHRSVRGRPQPELPRIMISLREEDCSLLGAAVLPIHELLSPRLEGVQRDDQGEAQAAELLGHRTAAGGRRI from the coding sequence ATGAATATCGGCCGTGGCGCCACCCAGCAGTCCAGCGCCCCCTATAACCGTCGCCTTGTCCTGGATTTCATCCGCCAGCACGGCGCAGCGTCACGCAAGGACATCCAGGAAAAGGTCTCGCTCAGCCCGCAGACGGTGGCCAACATCACCAATGAGCTGGAGTCCATCGGCCTGATCGTCTCGCGCAGGCAGAAGGACCTGAAAACCCGCGGCCAGCCGCCCATCGCCTTCGAGATCAACCCGGACGCCGGTCAATCCATCGGCATCAGCCTGGAGCCTGGCCGCGCCTCCGGTGCGCTGGTCAACCTGGTGGGGCAGATCGATGCCCGTTGCGAAGTGCGCCTGCAGGGCTGCGATCGCGCGCAGTTGCTGGCCGGCCTGCTGGAACTGGTCGCCAGCCTGCGCCGCCAGGCCAGCGCCCGGCTCTGGGGCATAGGCGTGGCCCTGCCCGGCCCGCTCGGCGATACCGAGCTGAGCTTTGTTGGCCCCACCGCGCTGGAAGGCTGGAAGGACCTGTCCATCCTCGACCAATTGCAGGAAGCCACCGGCCTGCCGCTGTTCCACAGCGTGGACAGCGTCGCCGGCGCGCTCGGTGAAACCCTGTACGGGGTGGCCCGGCACTTGGACAACTTCTTCTACCTGCACCTGAGCGTGGGCCTGGGCGGCTCGCTGATTGTCGGCCGCAACACCTACCGCGGCGCCGACGGCAACGCCACCGAGATCGGTCATGTGCCGGTCGTTCCCGGCGGCACGCCCTGCTACTGCGGCAACCAGGGCTGCCTGGAACGTTACCTCTCGCTGCACTCGCTGGCCGAGGCGCTGGGCCTGGATGACGGGCAGATCCGCACATCGGACCTGCTCAGCCGCCTGGACGACCCCAACGACCACGCATTGCAGCAATGGTGCCAGCAGGCAGCCCAGCGCCTGCGCGATGCCATCTGCATGATCGAGAACCTGCTCGATCCACAGACCATCGTCATCGGCGGCTCGGCCCCGCAGAAGCTGGTGCAGCGCCTGGTCGAACTCGCCCAGCCGCTGCATCGCTCGGTCCGTGGCCGCCCACAGCCGGAACTGCCGCGCATCATGATCTCGCTACGCGAAGAGGATTGCTCGCTGTTAGGCGCAGCGGTCCTGCCCATCCACGAACTGTTGTCGCCGCGCCTGGAAGGGGTCCAGCGCGACGATCAGGGCGAGGCCCAGGCCGCCGAGCTGCTCGGCCACCGCACGGCAGCAGGTGGACGCCGGATTTAA